gactcttttttaaaatttaaattatttataaaatgccccctccccaccctctctcagttacaacaacCCTCCTATTTCaatataaaagaaaaaaataattgggATGTCAGCAATGCCATTGAAGGatgaagaggagggagggagcccAAGATGGTGGCAGATGCATTGCAGGTAAAGGGGCTCcgactgtctgtgagagagaaggaatgtgagaagggggaaagagagagagggagattgaggaagGAGAAGCTGGATTGGTGGGGGAAGGACAAGAGAGACAAGAGTTTGGGAAACAGGCAGCATTGTTCAATTTCACACTTACAGCttattttcttcattaaaatgatatcccaactttttaaaaatatatatttatttttcctTCTGAAACCCTCCTCCTGGGCCTGGCTTTCACATTTACAAACCACAACTGGAACAACAATAACCAAAAAGAGAAAGGAAAGTTAAATCCTTTCCAAAGGCTTTCTTCCTCTTTCATATTTGTCCAACCAATTATTTTGTGAGCAAAGCTTAGAGATTTGGAGCAGAGGGTGAAAAAATATTGTGGGGGAAATCCAGTTTTTTGCTGCTCCCCTTTGATTTTTCTTTAGCTGTTGCTGCTACGGAAGTCTCTGCTGTATACATGCTGTTTTGGCTGTCGTGTGTGTCTTTGCTTCTTAAAACCAAAGTGTTGGTGAGTGGAAAAAGTCAGGATTCAGTCGATGCAGAAGAGCCCAATGTTCCAGACCTTGAGTTTGCTTTAATAtcagtcactggaggaggtgaATGGGGAAGGGGGGTAGGTGAATGAAGAAAAACTGTTTAATGGTTGTTGCACTCCTGGCCGCATGCTCAACATTGAGTCTCTCCTTTCTTTGATATCCTTTAATGGAGATGTAGAGCATGTTTGCAAGTTGCTGCTTCATAAACTGATGGCCTTCTAACATAAATCTTTTGAATTGAGGAACCCCTGAAAACCAAAAAGTAACTCCTGAAATTCAAAAAGTAGCCCTCAAGAAAAGTAAATTATTTTGACCCctaccacacaccatcctgacttgtaactatTTTACCGTctgttcactgttgctgtgtcaaaatcctcagattcccttcctaacagcactaacctacagcacatggactacagcagttcagggtggcggctcaccatcaccttctcaagaggcagttaaggatgggtaatatatgccagccttgtcagtgacacacaTCCTGAGAATGGATTTAAAAAACAAACTAAACCCGAGGCTCTGCTAACATTCTGGCGAGTCTGCATTACACTCCTTCCATGACGAGTATATCTAATTGAaattatggtgcccagaactgtaacAATACTGCGGATTTTCAACTTCAGGCTAGATTTGTCTTCTCCATCATGCCTATGTTACCCACTTTGTCCTCGTTTAGTgcaaaggcagatgagttgattTTTCAACAGGCACATATACGGAATATGAAATTGCTGCCTGCTTTTTTGGAGATTATTAATATTAGCATCAACAaatcccacccaaccccaccccaccaccctcatcCCATAATCACCATAATTAATATGGATCAATCATGATACAAAATCAAAATATTGAGGATGCTGGAGATGTGAGATGAAGACAGATAATGCTTatgcagtccctcaggatcgaggatgacttgcttcctctCCGGTTTGATAGGTTCTgtgatggctgataagtccaatgtgcgatctgcagactctgccacagaAGGGTTGTTGAGATggggtgtttggaggtttgtgcgctccCTCAGACGCCTCAACTTTGCCTCTGAGAGACTTAGTTAGGAATCTGCAATGTGTTTAGTGCCTTCCCAGATGAGCCTTCATTTCGaccagtcacaagccagggtctcacATGAGTCTGCAGGGATGTTTGACCCCTTCAGAGACACTTTGAGGAGATTCCTGAAGCGTTTTCACTGTCCTCCTGGAACTCTCCTGACGTGACCGAATTCCGAGTAGTGAGGTTGCTTCGGGAGGCTGGTGTCGGGTATACGAACATGTCCCgcccagtggagctggttttgagagATTAGCCCCTCAATGCTAgccatgttggcttgggagaggacgctGCTGGTGGATTGTCTtttttgccactggatttggaagATCTTGTGAAGATCTtgcagagaaactgttcccactggtgggagGATTGAGGACCAGACGGCAGATTTAAGGTTAATTGGAGAAGAAACAAAGGTGAGGAAATGtttctcacacagcgagtggttaggatctggatacACTGTCTGAGGGGGTAGTGGAGGAGGttcagtggttaggatctggatacactgagagggtagtggaggcaggttcagtggttaggatctggatacattgcctgagagggtagtggaggcaggttcagtggttaggatctggatacACTGTCTGAGGGGGTAGTGGAGGAGGttcagtggttaggatctggatacattgcctgagagggtagtggaggcaggttcagtggttaggatctggatacattgcctgagagggtagtggaggcaggttcagtggttaggatctggatacattgcctgagagggtagtggaggcaggttcagtggttaggatctggatacactgtctgagagggtagtggaggcaggttcagtggttaggatctggatacactgtctgagagggtagtggaggcaggttcagtggttaggatctggatacACTGTCTGAgggggtagtggaggcaggttcagtggttaggatctggatacattgcctgagagggtagtggaggcaggttcagtggaggctttcaaaagggaggtagactgttatctgaaaaggaagaatgtgcagggttacggggagaagtcaGGGAAATGGCATTAAGGGaattgcttatttggagagctggtgtggccacgatgggccgaatggcctccttctgtgctgtaaccctgctgtgattctgtgactgttgCAGTTAATTGTGcactcgctggtgtttcagcaggtgaGAGGAACGGGTGAATCTCTTttcacacacggagcaggtgaactgACCTTTCCGGTGGTGGACTCGCTGGTGTCTGAGGAGGCTTCCTGCCTGTGTGAACGCCTTCTCACAGTGAGAGCTGCTGAACAGTCTCTCTAGGGTGTGAACATGTCGATGCTTTCACAGATCTTTGGCGATTTAAAGCTCTTCTGGCAGTCGGGACATTTGAATGgcctctcatcagtgtgaataaGCTGGTGCTCACACTGGAAGGATGCCAGAGTGAAGGCCTTCCCACATTCGGGGCAAGTGaagggcctctccccggtgtgcaggcatcagtgactcagtggggccaagtgctgggtgAATACCTTCCCGCACTCAGAGCAGAcgaatggcctctccctggtgtggacCGCCTATGCATCTTGAGGTGGCCCGACTGGCTGAaccccaactcacacacccagCAGGTGAAGGGCCACTCCCCATTGTGACTGTATCTGTACATCTCTAGCTCAAAGGGAAAGCTGAATCACCTCATACAGTCACTGCACACAGACAGCtgctccccagtgtgactgcgtctgTGCATCTGCAGCTCGGAGGGGAAGCTGAATCTCCTCGTACAGTCACTGCACGCATATGGTTGCTCACAGTGTGGACCCGCTTGTGCCTCCTCAGGCTGGAGGCTCAGCTGAAGGAGcactcacactcagagcaggATAGGGCTTGTCCACACTGTGATCACTCATTCCCCTTGCCACGAGCAAAGGCCCACGATATTCAGGACCTGGTGAATCGAGGGACTTCCCCTCTTCGGATAAACACCCTGATAAACAAGTTCACATCAGCTAAATTCAACAgctaaattcagaacagacaatttaCTATCTCAAATTCTTTAAAGGGTCATGTgatcacaagaaataggaggagtaggccatttggcccaacagatctgctctgccattcaataagatcctggctgatcttcaTTCCACtttgattaagtgagtgggcaagagagttttaggggctgcaggaggttatagggagaggggtggggaggccatggggagggatttgaaaacaaggatgagaatttcaaaatcaaggcGATGCTGGACTGGGAGGTCAGTGTCAAGTCAGCGAGGACAGAGGGTGATTAGCAGACGAGTGAGGACACTCTCATGGTCACCTGTCCCTTGAGCCCCCATGGCACAGAGAGCAATGGTGTCCCTTTAAATGTTGAATGATTACCCCGAGATGACACTGTCCCTTTTACTTGCaaagcaactccctccctaacagcactgtgtgtgtacccacaccacatgggactgcagcggttggatgttggataagcagtttgataagttagtaacagtggaggaatggagagggatgatggtgaggtagagctgggcattgtcagtgtacatgtgaaaactaacacggtgcttttggatgatgtcacctagtggcagcatgtagatgagaaataggagggtccaaggatagatccttgggggacaccaagtTCAagtactttggagaggaaagggaggttggagattggGCAGCAGTTTGCAAAGACAGTGGAGCCAAGGGTTGTATTTTTTTCAGGAAGGGGAGGATTGTGTTTTAAAGATAAGAGGGGCAAAACcagaagagagagagcactgtTAGCAATATCAGCAACAGGgggaagttggatggtcagcagtttagtgggaataggattgagggataaggaagtgggtctcatggacaaaatCAGCTCTGACGGGGCATgatgggagataggagagaaactggagaaagatgcgAGTTCAGGGCTCAGACAAGGGGAAACATTAGGTACAGTTTGTCCTGGTGGGCTAGtgaaagggagggaagcagcagaggcagctgatcagattgtctcaatcttagtgacaaagaagctccatgagctcccCACACTTGTTGTTGGAGATGAGGAACAGTGAACAAATGGAACCAACTTGTGTTTGGGATATTAAAAAGATACAACATACTCTGTGCTTAACAGAAAGCTTGTTTATTTGACTTTTATGCACAATATTAACACCTATTACTGCTctggagtttattaacatcagcaaTGAATATCATTCAGTCCCGGATTTtattaacagcaaaatccaacTCCAGCTATCAtttatgaactcgctggtgtctcagtagGATGGATGACTGAGAGAATgctttcccacacttggagcagatgaatggcctctccctagtgtgaactcgctggtgtgtcagcaggttagatgactgagtgaatcccttcccgcactcagtacaggtgaacggcctcaccccagtgtgaattcgctggtgtacagtgagatgagatgatcgcctgaacccagtcccgcagtgagagcacctgaacggtctctcatcagtgtgaacacgttgatggcgcATCAGTTCCCtggaacttttatagcacttcccacaCTCTGGGCATTTGaaaggtctctcgtcagtgtgaacttgctggtgtgtcagcaggttggatgaacgagtgaatcccttcccacacacagagcaagtgaatggcctctccccagtgtgaactagCTTGTGTGCCATGAATTGGGATGACTGAATGAATCTCTTCCTACATACAGAGCAGGTgaaaggcctctccccagtgtgaattcgctggtgtacagtgagcTCGGATGATCGTCTGAACCCAATCCCACAGTGAGAACACTTgaatggtctctcctcagtgtgaacacATTGATGGGACATCAATTCCCCAGAACTTTGATAATacttcccacagtctgggcatttaaaaggtctcttgtcagtgtgaactcgctgatgtctcagcaatttggatgactgagtgaattctttcccacactcagagcaggtgaatgaccTCACTCCAGAGTGAACTTGCTTGTGTTCCATGAGGTGGGAtgtctgagtgaatcccttcccacactcggagcaggtgaacgggcTCTCCCCACTATGAACTGACTGGTGTACAGTGAGTTCAGATGATTTCCTGAACCCAATCCCGCAATGACAGCATTgaacggtctctcgtcagtgtgaacacgttgatgggatgTCACTTCCCAGGAGCCTTTATAGCACTTCTCGTAATCTAGGCGTTTAAAAAGACTCTCCTGAGTGTGAAGCCGTTTGTGTGTCATAAGGTGGGATGACTCAGTGAATCACTTCCCACATATGGAGCATTTGAACAATCTCTCCTCAGTATGAATTTGCCAGTGAGCCAACAGTTTGGATGACAGAGTGAATCCCGTATAACATAGAGAGCAGGTGAACGACCTCTTGCTGGTGTGACTGCATCAatgagtttccagctcagacGGGTAACTAAATCTCTCCTCACAGACCCAACTTTTCCACGGTTCCTTCTCAGTATATTTGAATTTGTAGATCGTGAGGCCAGGTGATGAGCTGAAGCCTCCTCCACACAGAGAACATTTTCATCCGCGATGAACaatgctttttccttccatgttcaaaatccaatGATAATCAAGTTACCACTAACTGGGTGCCTCATCACATCCTGATGTGATGTTTTGTTTGAGTTTCTCGACTGCAAATCCTCCTTTTCTAATACCATGTGAAATTgagttaaaacagaaaaaaagagattgagagagaatccACAAAGACGAGTTGTGAAATTGAGTTGAACGATTCTGGTAATTTGTGGGGTCGGCACTAGGAAAAAGTGActatgaaaactgctggattgtcataaaaacccaactggttcactaatgcccttcaggagaGGCAACCTGTTACCCAGCCTGGACCTACATAAGACACTGCCCTCtatgggaggaaagagagagacagagagacaggcaaatggatagagagagagagagaaaggtaggGGCAAAGGAGGGGGATTTTATATATCTATATCAGAACTTTTACAGAACTTCCCAAATCCTCAACCTCCACCACCCAGAAGAACCAAGATAGGAGGTGTATGTGATCAGATcatctccaagttcctctccaactcatacactatcctgacttttctgacatccagtattggGTGAACAGAAATTTCTaccaattaaatattaggaagatgAATCCCTGCTACAAACTTCACTCCCTATTCACTGACTCGATCCCTCTGCCCAGcgactgtctgaggctgaaccaaactgttcacaaCCTCATGTGTCATGTTTCACCCCAAACTGAGCTTCCAACAACATAACCACGTTTTCActgagactgcctatttccacctcagtaacattgcctgactccaccctagtctcagctcatctgctgctgaaaccatcatccattcctttgttacctctagcctTAATTGTCCAAATACAGTCCAAGCCAACCTCCCACATTCACGCTCCCCATAATCTTGAGGTGATCCTACAATCTGCTATTCccaccaagtcttgttcacccatcacccctgtgctcactgactgacaAAGGTTGCTATTTAAAAAGAACCAACATTTTCAAATTGTCATTGTTGTTTTCAAATCTGTCCACGCCTGCGAtcatccctatcactgtaatcatATCCAGCCACATAAACCTTCAAGATCTTTGTATtcatctaattttggcctcttgagcttTTCCAATTTTAATGGCTCCACCATCAGTCGCTGTTCTTTCAGTTGTCGACacaccaagctctggaatttcacccttgaacctctccgcctctctatctcaatttcctcttttaagatactccttaaaacccacctctgtgaccaagattttggtcacttGCCCTAATATCCCCTTATATGGCTTGATGCTTTTGTGCCTTGGAATGttctattacattaaaggtgctaaataaatgcacatTATTGCTGTTGATTTGGACATACACCagcattccttcatcatcactgggtgtATAACCTGTCACTCCTTATCTAACAGTATTGTGGGACCagcttcaccacacagactgcagtggttcaagaaggtcaaaCAGCATCTTCTCCACAGGTAACTGGGGATTGGCAGGTAACTCCTGGTCTTGTTAATGACACCCTAACtccaagaatacatttt
Above is a window of Carcharodon carcharias isolate sCarCar2 chromosome 27, sCarCar2.pri, whole genome shotgun sequence DNA encoding:
- the LOC121270308 gene encoding oocyte zinc finger protein XlCOF6.1-like; the encoded protein is MRSPSQLACTADRAIFPPRWFVGAAAAITKQDALPVLLTSFQLQAPAGDFKFENGEIISEWLQFPLGIDISLSWSGDGAEAAGFNLENLRTQSGPAISDVKLAREVDSRGDQVAQRTLSIQRRETVQCCHCGIGFRKSSELTVHQSVHSGESPFTCSECGKGFTQTSHLMEHKQVHSGVRSFTCSECGKEFTQSSKLLRHQRVHTDKRPFKCPDCGKYYQSSGELMSHQCVHTEERPFKCSHCGIGFRRSSELTVHQRIHTGERPFTCSVCRKRFIQSSQFMAHKLVHTGERPFTCSVCGKGFTRSSNLLTHQQVHTDERPFKCPECGKCYKSSRELMRHQRVHTDERPFRCSHCGTGFRRSSHLTVHQRIHTGVRPFTCTECGKGFTQSSNLLTHQRVHTRERPFICSKCGKAFSQSSILLRHQRVHK